The stretch of DNA TCTGGACGTTCGGCCCGTACGGGCTTAGCCAAGATGGCGGTTCCCGACAGGTGGGAACCACCGTACTCCCGGTTTTCGCCGATCGAGAATCACCACCTACTTGCCGGTCTACCCCACAGAGACGGTATGTACGTCGGCCGCTTCCTCGTCGCCGCCCCGGGACTGGCAGCCTACCGCGTCTCCTCGCGTTCGTTCCCGAACCGGAAAGTCATCGAGCGCGACGGCAGCCTCACCGTCGTCCCGACCGACGACGCCGAGCCCACGGACAACCCCTACGTCTCCTACAACTGCGTCCGGACGGTCGACGACCGGGGGATCACGGTCGTCGGCAACGGCTCCCACGTCGACCCGGTGGCGGAGAAGCTCGGGCTGGGCTACCCCGCCCGGGACGCGCTCGTGAGCGCGCTGTTCGCGCTGGACTTCGAGAAAGACGACTACGACACGCCTCGGATCGCTGCGGTCGTCGGCGCCGACTCCGCGGTCGTCGGCACCGTCCGCCGGGACGCCCTGCTCGTTCGCGAGGTCGAGGAGCCGACGCTGGTGGCGACGTACGAGAAGGACGACCCCGAGCCGTTCGCGCTCGCCGCCGACGGCGCCGCGGCAGCCGCCCGTGAGCTGTACGACCACGCGTTCGAACACGCCGTCTGTGCGGCGGGCGTGAGCGTCGACGCCGCGGGGATCGAGACGGCGATCCACAACGGCGAGTAGCGCGACGCTTTTCCCGATCGCGCTGTTTTCGCCCCCCGTGCAACTCGGGGTCATCTCTGACGTACACGGCAATCTCCCCGCGCTGGAGCGGGTGCTCGAAGCGATGCCGTCGGTCGACATGCTCGTCTGTGCTGGCGACGTGGTCGGCTACAACCCCTGGCCGGCGGCCTGTGTCGACGCGGTTCGGGACCGCGGGGTCCCGACGGTGCAGGGAAACCACGACCGCGCGGTCGCCAACGCCGACGCCGCCGGCTTCAACGGGATGGCGAAAGCCGGCGTCGACTACGCCCGCGAGCAGCTCGGCGCGGAGGCCGTCGACTGGCTCGGCGCGCTGCCGACCGAGCGTCGCGTGGCCGACGGCCGGGTGAAGATCGTCCACGGCCACCCCGACGACCCGGACCACTACACGTATCCGCGCGAGTTCGCGGCCGGGCTGCTCGACGACGAGGAGCTCCTGATCATGGGCCACACGCACGTCCAGCACCACGCCGTGTTCAGTGAGGGAATCGTCCTCAATCCCGGTAGCGTCGGGCAGCCGCGTGACCGCGACTCCGACGCGGCGTACGCGGTCGTCGACCTCGACGACCGCTCGGTCGCGGAGTACCGCGTGAGCTACGACGTCGACCGGGTCGTCGACGCTGTCGAGGACACCGGTCTCCCGACCGATATCGGCGAACGGCTTCGAGAGGGCCGCTGACGCTCGTTCTTCCGACACACTGCGCTCGTTCTCCCCGCCAGTTCTCGCCGAACAGCGACGCGTCGACCCGTCTACCCGCCGTTAGTAAACTATATTTGCACTACTACAATCTAACTGGGAAACGCTTAACCCGGTCGCCGAAAAGCGGGCATACGGCGAGACCCGGTTCGCGGGAGCGAGCCGAAACCGACAGATGGCGATGCCGTAAGTGGCAACGCTGTCGGTCGCTTCCGGCGGGTCCGCCGCGGACATGACCCAGGCAAACCCATCGACGACTGACCGAATCGAGGACCGACTCGCCGCGGCGACAGCGGATCTCGACCTCGCGAGCGACCGCGAGGCGCTCGCCCGCGCGGCCGAGCGCGACAGCTACGACGGCGCCGACGCCGACGAGATCGACGAGGCGCTGATCGGCGTGCTGACCGCGCGTACCGAGCGCGACCCCGCTCACGACGACGCGGCCGCGCGGGTCGCGCGCTGGCGCCACGCCCGGAACGTGACCGGCACGGACGGCCCGCTCTCGGGCGAGATCTACCGCGCGTCGTTCGTGGACGCGATCGAGACCGGCGTCGAGCGCGGCCTGCTCGACGGGCGGATGGCTGAGTACGACTTGGAGTCGCTCGCCCACGCGCTCGTCCCCGAGCGCGACGAGCAGTTCGGCTACATGGCCGTCTCGACGCTGGTCCAGCGCTACTTCCTCCGGACTGTCGAGGAGGACGACCCCCTCGAACTCCCACAGGCGTTCTGGATGCGCGTCGCGATGGGCGTCGCCCTCGCGGAGGACCCCGAGGACCGCGAGGCCCGCGCGGTGGAGTTCTACGACGCGCTCTCGACGCTACGTTTCGTCCATTCGACGCCGACCCTGTTCCACGCCGGCACCACCCACCCACAGCTCTCCTCCTGCTACCTCACGACGGTACAGGACGATCTGGCGGACATCTTCGACTCCTACAAGGCCCACGCGAAGCTCTCGAAGTGGTCCGGCGGGCTCGGCAACGACTGGACGAACGTCCGCGCCGAGGGGTCGCTGATCGAGTCCACCGGCGTCGAGTCGACGGGCGTGATCCCGTTCCTCAACATCTCCGACGACGTGACCGGCGCGATCAACCGCTCCGGGAAGCGCCGCGGCGCCGCCTGCGCGTACCTCGCGGCGTGGCACCTCGACTTCCCGGCGTTTCTCGACCTGAAGCGCAACACGGGCGACGAGCGCCGGCGCACCCACGAGATGAACACCGCGGCGTGGGTGCCGGACCTGTTCATGAAGCGCGTCCGGGCCGGCGAGCAGTGGACGCTGTTTTCGCCCGACGAAGTGCCCGAGCTCCACGAGGCCACGGGGCGAAAGTTCGAGGAGCTGTACGAGCAGTACGAGCAGGCGGCCGACGACGGCGAACTCCGGCAGTACGAGCGCGTCGAGGCCGAGGAGCTCTGGCGGACGATGCTCACCCGGCTGTTCGAGACGGGTCACCCGTGGATCACGTTCAAGGACCCCTGTAACGTCCGCTCGCCGCAGGACCACTACGGGACGATCAACAGCTCGAACCTCTGTACGGAGATCACGCTCAACACCTCACAGGACGAGACGGCGGTCTGTAACCTCGGTTCGGTCAATCTCGCGAAACACGTCGACGGCGACGGACTCGACGACGACGCACTCGAAGACACCGTCGAGACGGCGATGCGGATGCTCGACAACGTCGTCGACCTGAACTTCTACCCGACCGACCGCGCCGAGCGCGCGAACACGCGCCACCGACCCGTCGGCCTCGGCGTGATGGGGTTCCACGAGATGCTGACCGAACGCGGCGTCGGGATGGCCAGCGACGAGGCGCTCGACGTGGCCGACGAGACGATGGAGCGGGTCGCCTACCACGCGATTCTGAACTCCTCGCGACTCGCGAAGGAACGCGGCACGTACGACTCCTACGAGGGGTCGAAGTGGGACCGCGGGCTGCTCCCGCAGGACACGATTTCGTTGCTGGAGGAAGAGCGCGGCGAGCCCGTCGACGTAGAGCCCGAGGAACGCCTCGACTGGAGCGAGGTGCGCGAGCACGTCGCCGAGCACGGGATGCGCAACTCCAACACCACCGCGGTCGCGCCGACGGCGACCATCTCGACCATCGCGGGCACCACTCCCTCGATCGAGCCCCGGTACTCGAACCTCTACGTGAAGTCGAACATGAGCGGCGACTTCACGGTCGTCAACGAGCACCTCGTCGAGGAGCTGGACGAACTGGGGCTCTGGACCGACGAGATGCGCGACGAGATCAAGTTCCACGACGGCGCGATTCAGGAGATCGAGTCGATCCCGCCGGCGATCCGGGAGCACCACCGCGGCGCCTTCGAGATCGACCCGCGCCACCAGCTCGAACTCACCGCCCGGCGGGCGATCTGGGTCGACCAGTCCCAGAGTCACAACGTGTTCTTCCCGTCCACGGACGGCACGCTGCTGGACGACGTGTACCAGCGCGCGTGGGAGCTCGGCCTGAAAACGACGTACTACCTGCGCACCCTCGGCGCGAGC from Halolamina sediminis encodes:
- a CDS encoding metallophosphoesterase family protein, which codes for MQLGVISDVHGNLPALERVLEAMPSVDMLVCAGDVVGYNPWPAACVDAVRDRGVPTVQGNHDRAVANADAAGFNGMAKAGVDYAREQLGAEAVDWLGALPTERRVADGRVKIVHGHPDDPDHYTYPREFAAGLLDDEELLIMGHTHVQHHAVFSEGIVLNPGSVGQPRDRDSDAAYAVVDLDDRSVAEYRVSYDVDRVVDAVEDTGLPTDIGERLREGR
- a CDS encoding ribonucleoside-diphosphate reductase subunit alpha codes for the protein MTQANPSTTDRIEDRLAAATADLDLASDREALARAAERDSYDGADADEIDEALIGVLTARTERDPAHDDAAARVARWRHARNVTGTDGPLSGEIYRASFVDAIETGVERGLLDGRMAEYDLESLAHALVPERDEQFGYMAVSTLVQRYFLRTVEEDDPLELPQAFWMRVAMGVALAEDPEDREARAVEFYDALSTLRFVHSTPTLFHAGTTHPQLSSCYLTTVQDDLADIFDSYKAHAKLSKWSGGLGNDWTNVRAEGSLIESTGVESTGVIPFLNISDDVTGAINRSGKRRGAACAYLAAWHLDFPAFLDLKRNTGDERRRTHEMNTAAWVPDLFMKRVRAGEQWTLFSPDEVPELHEATGRKFEELYEQYEQAADDGELRQYERVEAEELWRTMLTRLFETGHPWITFKDPCNVRSPQDHYGTINSSNLCTEITLNTSQDETAVCNLGSVNLAKHVDGDGLDDDALEDTVETAMRMLDNVVDLNFYPTDRAERANTRHRPVGLGVMGFHEMLTERGVGMASDEALDVADETMERVAYHAILNSSRLAKERGTYDSYEGSKWDRGLLPQDTISLLEEERGEPVDVEPEERLDWSEVREHVAEHGMRNSNTTAVAPTATISTIAGTTPSIEPRYSNLYVKSNMSGDFTVVNEHLVEELDELGLWTDEMRDEIKFHDGAIQEIESIPPAIREHHRGAFEIDPRHQLELTARRAIWVDQSQSHNVFFPSTDGTLLDDVYQRAWELGLKTTYYLRTLGASQFEKSTLDMEEYGRTQRRDADGDGSEDDPTEPATDGGESNDGSELPSVEDPTCEACQ
- a CDS encoding IMP cyclohydrolase, which translates into the protein MYVGRFLVAAPGLAAYRVSSRSFPNRKVIERDGSLTVVPTDDAEPTDNPYVSYNCVRTVDDRGITVVGNGSHVDPVAEKLGLGYPARDALVSALFALDFEKDDYDTPRIAAVVGADSAVVGTVRRDALLVREVEEPTLVATYEKDDPEPFALAADGAAAAARELYDHAFEHAVCAAGVSVDAAGIETAIHNGE